In the Palaeococcus pacificus DY20341 genome, one interval contains:
- a CDS encoding sodium/proline symporter produces the protein MNTGVLLGFLVYLGILAYIGWWANKYTKTEDQYFVGGRKVHILAASLSDKASDFSGWLMLGYPGAAFKAGLGAFWAAIGCLFGTLADYVLIGPRLRIYAGKFRAITVPDYIEARLKDDTKLIRVIGALIILVFMTAYVAAQFAAGGKALAEAFGINVNTAILITVIILTAYVITGGFFAVVWTDVVQALFMLLTLIIVPFLALSKVGGLEKATEIMSQVDPNHIHPFGGAAGVAALIFAIGYASWIVGYLGQPHIVTRYMSVEDPRKLRRPGIFISGIWTIIVLWGAFFAGFLGFAMVKGGILQVSDPERIIPAMALELMPSWIAGFIIAGIISAIMSTADSQLLVASSAVSRDLYHKVLGKELGKKQMVNIGRIVVLAIAILAMYWAMRGSKIVYQMVATAWGGLAVGFGPILTLSLWWKRVTKEAGIVGMAYGLLSEVLLEAKIYGWAFHSDAPGIFGTIGGWFQDVPVFFVNFFITLLIIIIVSLLTKPPEDVVETHEKLFKKVPIEGGKKSIMETRAKSQVENVAEFVKAAGLV, from the coding sequence ATGAACACCGGTGTTTTGCTTGGATTTTTGGTATATCTGGGTATTTTAGCTTACATCGGTTGGTGGGCTAATAAATACACTAAGACTGAAGACCAGTATTTCGTCGGTGGAAGAAAGGTTCACATATTGGCTGCTTCTCTTAGCGATAAAGCAAGTGATTTCAGCGGTTGGTTAATGCTTGGTTATCCCGGTGCGGCGTTTAAAGCAGGTCTTGGAGCGTTTTGGGCAGCGATTGGATGCCTCTTTGGAACCTTAGCAGATTATGTTTTAATCGGACCGAGGCTTAGAATCTATGCAGGTAAATTTAGAGCAATTACGGTTCCAGACTATATCGAAGCAAGGTTAAAAGATGACACTAAGCTAATAAGAGTGATAGGTGCTTTAATTATCCTTGTTTTCATGACAGCTTATGTTGCCGCTCAGTTCGCAGCTGGTGGTAAAGCACTCGCCGAAGCATTTGGAATAAATGTTAATACTGCAATATTAATAACAGTGATAATCTTGACAGCTTACGTTATTACAGGAGGATTCTTCGCCGTTGTTTGGACTGATGTCGTTCAAGCATTATTCATGTTATTAACATTGATAATCGTGCCCTTCTTAGCATTATCGAAGGTTGGAGGACTTGAAAAAGCCACAGAGATAATGAGTCAAGTTGATCCCAATCACATTCATCCATTTGGAGGCGCAGCTGGGGTAGCAGCTTTAATATTTGCTATAGGTTATGCATCATGGATAGTTGGCTACCTCGGTCAGCCCCACATAGTCACGAGGTATATGAGCGTTGAAGACCCAAGAAAGCTTAGGAGGCCCGGTATATTCATAAGCGGCATTTGGACCATCATTGTCCTATGGGGAGCTTTCTTTGCAGGATTTTTAGGATTTGCAATGGTTAAGGGAGGAATACTACAAGTAAGCGACCCAGAGAGAATAATCCCCGCAATGGCTCTTGAGTTAATGCCCTCTTGGATAGCAGGTTTTATCATAGCGGGTATAATCTCAGCCATCATGAGTACGGCAGATTCACAATTGCTTGTAGCTTCTTCAGCAGTTTCAAGAGACCTATACCACAAAGTGCTCGGAAAAGAGCTCGGAAAGAAGCAAATGGTCAACATTGGTAGGATTGTAGTCCTAGCGATAGCCATCTTAGCTATGTATTGGGCTATGCGTGGAAGTAAAATAGTCTATCAAATGGTAGCAACAGCTTGGGGAGGATTAGCCGTTGGATTTGGGCCAATTTTAACACTCAGCCTCTGGTGGAAGCGCGTTACAAAGGAAGCAGGAATCGTTGGAATGGCTTATGGTCTGCTCTCAGAAGTCCTCTTAGAGGCTAAGATATATGGATGGGCATTCCATTCCGATGCACCAGGAATATTTGGAACAATCGGCGGCTGGTTCCAAGATGTGCCAGTGTTCTTCGTGAACTTCTTCATAACGCTCTTGATAATTATCATAGTGAGCTTACTTACAAAGCCACCAGAGGATGTCGTTGAGACCCACGAGAAGCTCTTTAAGAAAGTTCCAATTGAAGGCGGAAAGAAGAGCATCATGGAGACAAGGGCAAAGAGCCAAGTTGAAAATGTAGCTGAGTTTGTTAAAGCTGCTGGACTTGTTTGA
- a CDS encoding OBG GTPase family GTP-binding protein, with product MPTNVTIEYLKAEEEYKEAKTIPQKIRALEKMYATVPKHKGTEKLRLQIKRKLAELRKELEKQQAQKKGGGYSFSVRKEGAAQIVLVGLPNVGKSSLLKKLTNVDVDVADYAFTTVEPIPGMMFHKDVQIQLVEVPGLVEGAALGKGMGTQLLAVIRNADAIAIVVDLSQDPIKQMEILLKEFERAGIKVNKRKPRIEIKRTSMGGIVINGQELIQGDISEVMKMLREEKIHSAEITVKEPVTLEDFSEALDNSLVWKKAIIIANKGDAPGSKERYEKLVEAYGERFRIIPVSARKKIKLGDLKETLYELAGIVRVFTKSPGEEPAYPPIPMKKGSTVIDVAKKVHKDFAKNFKYARVWGKSVKFPGQRVGAEHVLEDGDIVEFHIR from the coding sequence AAAGAAGCAAAGACAATTCCTCAAAAGATAAGGGCCCTAGAAAAAATGTATGCTACTGTTCCAAAGCACAAGGGAACAGAGAAGCTCAGGCTTCAAATCAAGCGCAAGTTAGCGGAGCTTAGGAAAGAACTAGAAAAACAGCAGGCCCAAAAGAAGGGTGGGGGATACTCTTTTAGCGTTAGAAAGGAAGGTGCTGCTCAAATAGTTCTCGTAGGATTACCCAATGTTGGAAAGTCCTCCCTTCTCAAGAAGCTCACCAACGTAGATGTTGATGTTGCGGACTATGCTTTTACAACTGTTGAGCCAATTCCCGGTATGATGTTCCATAAAGATGTTCAAATTCAGCTCGTTGAGGTTCCCGGACTCGTTGAAGGTGCTGCTTTGGGCAAAGGTATGGGAACTCAGCTTTTGGCCGTAATTAGAAACGCAGATGCCATAGCTATTGTAGTTGACCTTTCTCAAGATCCAATTAAGCAGATGGAGATACTCTTAAAGGAGTTTGAGAGAGCAGGGATTAAAGTAAACAAGAGAAAGCCTAGGATTGAGATAAAGAGAACCTCCATGGGCGGTATTGTCATCAACGGTCAGGAGCTTATCCAAGGAGACATAAGTGAAGTTATGAAAATGCTCAGGGAAGAAAAGATACACAGTGCAGAAATTACCGTTAAAGAGCCCGTGACTTTAGAAGACTTCTCTGAGGCCCTTGACAACAGCCTGGTGTGGAAGAAAGCCATAATCATTGCGAATAAAGGAGATGCTCCGGGGAGCAAGGAGAGATACGAGAAGCTTGTGGAGGCTTATGGCGAGAGGTTTAGAATAATTCCAGTTTCGGCTAGAAAGAAAATAAAGCTCGGAGATTTAAAAGAGACGCTCTATGAGCTCGCTGGTATTGTGAGAGTGTTCACAAAGTCTCCCGGTGAAGAGCCCGCATATCCTCCAATCCCAATGAAAAAAGGTTCAACAGTAATAGATGTCGCTAAAAAAGTCCACAAGGACTTTGCAAAGAACTTTAAGTATGCAAGAGTTTGGGGAAAGAGCGTGAAGTTCCCCGGCCAGAGGGTAGGTGCAGAGCACGTTTTGGAGGATGGCGATATAGTGGAGTTCCACATTAGGTGA